In Bacteroidota bacterium, the DNA window CTGACCGAGGTTCGGAATGAACTCAAGACCGGAATTTGAAAGGGAAACCTGGGAAGTAGAATTGGACAACTTGGATACGAGCCGATATCGCGATTGAGCGTATGCTTCGCTTCCCGGCAATAGACCCAGTGCACACATTAAGGCACAATACGCAAAAGATGGAATGAGCGATTTCCGCATATTGCCGTTATTTCATTGTCCCCAGCTACTAATATACAGTGCGTTTCTTAACATTGTTCTTATTACATCAAAATTAATGTTATTTCTACCACGTCGGTCTGAAATGCTACACATACGCCGGTATCCTTCTTAATGAGGACACCGGCGTACGAATAGCGTCAGTTACTTGGATAGTCAATTTATTTCACCACAGTCATTTTTTTCGACTGAGACTGGATACCATCCGCAATGATCGTATAGAAGTACTGCCCAGCGGCCAGTTTATCCGCACTGACAGTCACAGTACCGTTTTCAGCAACCGCAAGCGGCACACGCATAACTTCCGCTCCATTTGCCGCCAACACAAGCAATTCGGCATTCGAAATGCTCTGCGGTAAGTGGTAACTGATTGTCGTTGCGTTACTGAACGGGTTCGGATTATTCTGATAGAATACTACCTGATCTCCCGCCGAAGTTGTACTATTCGACTTATTGGCGGTTGCATTTGCTGAGAGTGCAAATACCGCTGCCTCAAGTTTGGAAAGGCGCGCACTGAGATCAGCAATTTGAGCGTCCTTGGCAGCGATCTCACTTTGCTGTGCTTTTATCGCTTCACTCAGGTACGGGATCACCATCTGATAGTCAACCGCGCGATAACCATCCTTTTTGATCGCGACAGCTTCCGGAATTACTTGCTCCAATTCTTGAGCAATATATCCGATCTGGTGGCGTGTCGTAAACTGGTATCCAGGGACCTCGCCGACCTTGAAATCGTACTGCACACCGCGCAGTCTAAGCACCTGCGCAAGCGGATCCGTAAGGTCGGTAATATTCTTCTTGAATTGTCTGTCCGATACAGTCCATGAGCCGGATGTATTCCAACACGTGCCTGTTACGTTCAAGTCACCCGAAACATCCAACGTGTAACCGGGACTTGTTGTACCGATTCCAACTTTCCCATTCGGATCGATGACCATTTTGGAAGATGGTGCATTATCTGAAGACCCCGATGAACCGGGGGTTGGCGTTTGGAATATGATGGTGCCTGCACCAGCAGCGTTTCCGGTCGAAATACCAGCAGACAAATACAGATTCCCACCATTTAGGTTTGACGAGGATTTTGCTCCCCCAGCTTGGATGGTAAGATCTTTACCAGTAGAGGACGAATTGCGTTCCAGCCACATGGTTCGATTGCTATTGCCGTCTAAGGATACGTCTTTTGTAGGTGACGTTGTGCCAAGACCAAGCGCCCCGGCCCCGCTCAGGTACATTTTCGTCGCGGGCGTGCGGTCAGTCGTTCCACTGCTGCCTGCTGTAGCAACGTTGAATGCAATATTCGATGAACCGGTACCGGTAGAAGTCCCGGCGCTGAGCGTCAGATCGCCGCCGGCAAGATTCGTACCACCGGATACTGCTGCACCCGACGTGATCGTCAGCGGGGTACCGTTCGCCGAAGCTGTCGTCGTACGTTCTACGCCGATCGTTTGCGCAGCAGGGGTTGTACCGGAATTGAAATTCAACGATACCGTGCTCGTCGGTGATGCGACATTAACTCCGATACGGTTATTGGCATTATCTTCATATAAGATACTGCTGGTAAGACTGCTCGCGCCATTCCAGACTGCAAGCCGTGGCGAGGCACCCGTGCCGGTCACGCCGCCACCGCCGCCTGCCGTGCAAAGAATGACATCGCCCGCCGTATTGACCGACAACATTACAGGGTTCACCAGCGGAGTAGTGAGTGGAACTGCACCGGCGAACTGGGAGAGTCGGAGTCCGCTCGTCGCGCTCGCACCGGCACCCGAGTTGATCTCGACCTGATTTCCTGGCGCATTCGATCCAAAGCCCGCAAAGCCTTGCACCATCAATCCGTTGAGCGGCGCGGCGGTGCCGGCGTATGCTGTGCCGATCGCTACGTTAGCGCGCGAAGCCGGGATAGCGGTACCCGGAATCGTCGCGTATCCAACGTCGAGCGCATTCGCGTGTGCAACATTATAGCCGATCGAGAAGCGGCCCGAGTTCTCCATCGAGAACAGTTGATAATACACACCGCCGTTCGTTGCGCCAACGGTAAGTTGGTCGACACCATTTCCGAGATTCGGAGCCGGTCCCGGCAG includes these proteins:
- a CDS encoding tail fiber domain-containing protein translates to MKTQRGHNRRLRSRFVRTAMFVLLSMSINTMLSQKSEAQWLISSGGSCNIVNLQFPSGGFVSIGATTPSSYVPTHMFEVFGTTWFGGNSIVNNGNLTLTNGNLSVTGNGSFLPNGGVASTLTLWNAAGTFSTGFKSVAGSNITYSLPANDGTAGQVLTTNGSAGLNWSSVGGGNVNTTLFGTPTYIPKWTTPTNIENSIMYENGGSQIVVGPTGGFLLGAEVLQVSGSGRIGNIFPPAGVPTPPGFVGGQGNTLNFSGVAGTFGLLGGAPTNGENTDPIFMNRSNNANDVSELRVSVGDNPEGLPGPAPNLGNGVDQLTVGATNGGVYYQLFSMENSGRFSIGYNVAHANALDVGYATIPGTAIPASRANVAIGTAYAGTAAPLNGLMVQGFAGFGSNAPGNQVEINSGAGASATSGLRLSQFAGAVPLTTPLVNPVMLSVNTAGDVILCTAGGGGGVTGTGASPRLAVWNGASSLTSSILYEDNANNRIGVNVASPTSTVSLNFNSGTTPAAQTIGVERTTTASANGTPLTITSGAAVSGGTNLAGGDLTLSAGTSTGTGSSNIAFNVATAGSSGTTDRTPATKMYLSGAGALGLGTTSPTKDVSLDGNSNRTMWLERNSSSTGKDLTIQAGGAKSSSNLNGGNLYLSAGISTGNAAGAGTIIFQTPTPGSSGSSDNAPSSKMVIDPNGKVGIGTTSPGYTLDVSGDLNVTGTCWNTSGSWTVSDRQFKKNITDLTDPLAQVLRLRGVQYDFKVGEVPGYQFTTRHQIGYIAQELEQVIPEAVAIKKDGYRAVDYQMVIPYLSEAIKAQQSEIAAKDAQIADLSARLSKLEAAVFALSANATANKSNSTTSAGDQVVFYQNNPNPFSNATTISYHLPQSISNAELLVLAANGAEVMRVPLAVAENGTVTVSADKLAAGQYFYTIIADGIQSQSKKMTVVK